The Methanoculleus sp. 7T genome includes a region encoding these proteins:
- a CDS encoding class I SAM-dependent methyltransferase: MDIGAIDWNAVWAEELRQNHAVVGFRTGTALWSDRGRAVRYDTQVSGRRVEETLSALPLVRAARVLDIGAGPGTLALPLARRVRTVTAVEPASGMADVLEDHIDEEGIGNISVVRTRWEDVDP; encoded by the coding sequence ATGGATATCGGGGCGATAGACTGGAATGCAGTATGGGCCGAAGAGTTGCGGCAGAACCATGCTGTCGTCGGTTTCAGGACTGGTACCGCCCTCTGGAGCGACAGGGGGCGTGCCGTCCGGTATGACACGCAGGTCTCGGGCCGGAGAGTTGAGGAGACTCTCTCCGCCCTCCCCCTCGTGCGGGCGGCGCGGGTCCTCGACATCGGTGCCGGCCCCGGCACCCTTGCCCTCCCCCTCGCCCGCCGGGTGCGGACGGTCACCGCCGTCGAACCGGCCTCCGGGATGGCCGACGTGCTGGAGGACCATATCGACGAGGAGGGGATAGGGAACATCAGCGTCGTCAGGACGCGCTGGGAGGACGTTGACCCCT